One window from the genome of Pelecanus crispus isolate bPelCri1 chromosome 13, bPelCri1.pri, whole genome shotgun sequence encodes:
- the SLITRK2 gene encoding SLIT and NTRK-like protein 2, whose translation MLKGVWLLSLLTVAGISRTESRKPAKDICSKSRCPCEEKENVLNINCENKGFTTVSLLLPPPSKIYQLFLNGNALTRLFPNEFVNYSNAVTLHLGNNDMQEIRTGAFSGLRTLKRLHLNNNKLEVLKEDTFLGLESLEYLQADYNYISAIEAGAFSKLNKLKVLILNDNLLLSLPSNVFRFVLLTHLDLRGNRLKMMPFAGVLEHIGGIMEIQLEENPWNCTCDLLPLKAWLDTITVFVGEIVCETPFRLHGKDVTQLTRQDLCPRKSSSESNQREKHPVLSDPHISRLSPTANSAINPTRAPKASRPPKTRNRPTPRVTVSKDRQIFGPIMVYQTKSPVPITCPAGCICTSQSSDNGLNVNCQEKKISNISDLHPRPPSPKKLYLTSNYLQIIYRTDLVEYSSLDLLHLGNNRIAVIQEGAFTNLTSLRRLYLNGNYLEILYPSMFDGLRSLQYLYLEYNVIKEILPRTFDALSNLHLLFLNNNLLRSLPDNVFGGTSLTRLNLRNNHFSHLPVRGVLDQLSALIQIDLQENPWDCTCDILGLRNWIEQVTDQNSQQSNPPVVINEVICESPNKHSGEHLKFLSKEAICPENPNLSDSSLFSMNQNTDTPHLLGVSPSSYPEIHTEVPLSVLILGLLVVFILSVCFGAGLFVFVLKRRKGVQSMPSSTNNLDISSFQLQYGSYNTETHDKTEGHVYNYIPPPVGQMCQNPIYMQKEGDPVAYYRNLHEFSYSNLDHKKEDPTSLAFTISAAELLEKQSSPREPELLYQNIAERVKELPTGGLVHYNFCTLPKRQFAPSYESRRQNQDRINKTVLYGTPRKYFAEQSKPEHPLLQGKLQTEPDYLEVLEKQTAISQL comes from the coding sequence ATGCTGAAGGGTGTTTGGTTGCTCAGTTTGTTAACAGTGGCTGGGATCTCGCGGACGGAGAGTCGCAAACCTGCCAAAGACATTTGCAGCAAGAGCCGCTGCCCTTGCGAGGAGAAGGAGAATGTGCTGAACATTAATTGCGAAAACAAAGGATTTACAACCGTcagcctcctcctgccgccACCATCCAAGATCTACCAGCTGTTTCTCAACGGGAATGCGCTGACCCGCCTGTTCCCCAATGAGTTCGTCAACTACTCCAACGCCGTGACCCTCCACTTGGGCAACAACGACATGCAGGAGATCCGCACAGGGGCCTTCAGCGGCCTCCGTACCCTCAAGAGGCTGCACCTGAATAACAACAAGCTGGAAGTGCTGAAGGAGGACACGTTCCTGGGCTTGGAGAGTCTGGAGTACTTGCAGGCCGATTATAATTACATCAGTGCCATTGAGGCGGGGGCCTTCAGCAAACTAAACAAGCTCAAGGTGCTGATTCTCAATGACAAtctcctgctgtccctgcccagcaATGTCTTCCGCTTCGTGCTCCTCACTCACCTGGACCTGCGGGGGAACCGGCTGAAGATGATGCCTTTTGCTGGTGTGCTGGAGCACATTGGAGGCATCATGGAAATCCAGCTGGAAGAAAACCCTTGGAATTGCACCTGCGACTTGCTGCCGCTCAAGGCCTGGCTAGACACCATCACCGTGTTCGTGGGCGAGATAGTCTGTGAAACCCCCTTCAGGCTTCATGGGAAAGATGTGACCCAGCTCACCAGGCAAGATCTCTGCCCTAGGAAAAGCTCCAGTGAGTCAAACCAGAGGGAGAAACACCCTGTCCTTTCAGATCCACACATCTCAAGGCTATCACCCACAGCCAACTCTGCCATCAATCCTACCAGAGCCCCAAAAGCCAGCCGGCCACCCAAAACCAGGAACCGCCCCACACCCCGTGTCACTGTGTCGAAAGACAGACAAATATTCGGACCTATCATGGTTTACCAGACAAAGTCTCCTGTGCCCATCACCTGCCCAGCTGGCTGCATCTGTACTTCACAGAGCTCAGACAATGGCTTAAATGTGAACTGCCAAGAGAAAAAGATAAGTAACATCTCCGATCTCCACCCTAGGCCGCCCAGTCCAAAGAAACTTTACCTTACCAGTAACTATCTGCAAATCATTTATAGAACCGATCTCGTAGAGTACAGCTCTCTGGATTTGTTACATCTAGGAAATAACAGAATTGCAGTGATACAAGAAGGTGCCTTTACAAACCTCACAAGTTTACGTAGACTTTATCTTAATGGCAACTACCTAGAGATTCTGTACCCATCTATGTTCGACGGGCTGCGCAGCCTGCAATATCTCTACCTAGAGTACAATGTCATTAAGGAGATCCTGCCACGCACCTTTGATGCTCTGAGTAATCTTCACCTGTTATTTCTCAATAACAACCTGCTCAGATCCTTGCCTGACAACGTCTTTGGTGGCACTTCCCTCACCAGGCTCAACCTTAGAAACAACCATTTCTCGCACCTGCCTGTGAGAGGAGTCTTGGACCAGCTCTCAGCTCTAATTCAGATTGACCTCCAGGAGAACCCTTGGGACTGCACATGTGACATCCTGGGGCTGAGGAACTGGATAGAGCAAGTCACTGACCAGAACAGCCAGCAGTCAAATCCCCCCGTAGTTATCAACGAAGTCATATGCGAGTCCCCCAACAAGCACTCTGGAGAGCATCTGAAATTCCTGAGCAAAGAAGCCATCTGCCCAGAGAATCCCAACTTGTCAgattcttctctcttctccatgAATCAGAACACAGATACACCCCATCTCCTTGGTGTCTCACCCAGCTCCTACCCAGAAATACACACTGAAGTTCCACTGTCTGTCTTAATTTTAGGCTTGCTGGTTGTGTTTATTTTGTCAGTCTGTTTCGGGGCAGGCCTGTTTGTCTTTGTCCTTAAGCGCCGGAAGGGGGTGCAAAGCATGCCCAGCAGCACAAACAACTTAGATATAAGTTCATTCCAGCTCCAGTACGGGTCTTACAACACTGAGACCCACGATAAAACGGAAGGACATGTTTATAACTACATTCCCCCTCCTGTTGGACAGATGTGCCAAAACCCAATCTACATGCAAAAGGAAGGGGATCCAGTTGCCTATTACAGGAATCTCCATGAGTTTAGCTATAGCAATCTTGACCACAAAAAGGAAGACCCCACCAGTCTTGCATTTACAATCAGTGCAGCTGAATTACTGGAAAAGCAATCCTCGCCAAGGGAACCAGAGCTTCTGTATCAAAATATTGCAGAAAGGGTCAAGGAACTCCCCACCGGAGGATTAGTTCATTATAACTTTTGCACCTTACCCAAAAGGCAGTTTGCCCCTTCATATGAATCAAGAcgccaaaaccaggacaggataaataaaactgttttatatGGAACTCCCAGGAAATACTTTGCAGAACAGTCTAAACCCGAGCATCCTTTACTCCAAGGAAAGCTACAAACAGAACCAGACTACCTCGAAgttctggaaaaacaaactgCAATCAGTCAGTTGTGA